The Musa acuminata AAA Group cultivar baxijiao chromosome BXJ1-8, Cavendish_Baxijiao_AAA, whole genome shotgun sequence genomic sequence TCCACCTGAGGGTACAGCTTGTGGTCCTTGAGGCCCAGGTAGCTGCTCGCCAGCGTCTTGAACGCCGTGAAGTCGCAGAGCGGGAAGTGGATGTGCACGTCGAGCCGTCCCGGCCGCAGCACGGCCGGCTCCACCCCCTCCATACCGCCGCCGTCGGAGCTCATCGTGAATACCATCACCCGCTCCTCGCCGCAGCACGAGAAGATGCCGTCCATGAAGTTTAGGATCCGAGTGAGCTGCGACTCGCCTTCCTCGCCGACGCCCTTGCCCTTGAGGTGGCGATCGAGGTCCTCGACCAGGATCACCGACCTGGGGGTGGTGCTGAGGAGGAGGGCCTTCAGGTCGTCGCCGCCGGCGGAGACGCGGGAGAGGTCGACGTCGTAGATGTCGTATCCGAGGACCTTGGCCATGGCCGCCACGAAGGTGGACTTGCCGGTCCCGGGGCGCCCGTGGAGGAGGTAGCTCCGCCGCCAGACCCGACCGAGGCGGTGGTAGTATGCTCGACCCTTGAGGAAGGACTCCAAGTCGGCGCGGATCCGCGCCTTAAGTTCCGGGTCCATCGCCACCGTGTCGAGCGTCGCGGGGTGGGTGAACAGCACCGACCGCCACCGCGGGCCCCCGCCGTCGCCGACGCCTACGGAGCTGGTGAAGAGCCTGACCTCCCTTCGCCGGAGCTCGAGGTCATCAGCGACGGACTCGACGTGCTGGAGGTAAGGCCGGAGGACGCGGGTGCGGTCCTGCCGGCGGAGGCGGAGAACGAGGCGGGGAACGCCGCCGGCGCAGGGGGCGTTGGTCCAGGAGACGCGGGCGCCGAGGAAGGAGTCAGTGGCGGAGTGGCCGGgaccgaggaggaggaagaagtcgtTAGGC encodes the following:
- the LOC135587421 gene encoding AAA-ATPase At2g46620-like, with amino-acid sequence MIPISLASGVMAVVGGAVLLRIVLSFKTLVHCLGRWWRWVEERTQAYQNFEIPRYSDCGQENPLYRRAAAYVAALPSLEDAAAANLFSSGRKPNDFFLLLGPGHSATDSFLGARVSWTNAPCAGGVPRLVLRLRRQDRTRVLRPYLQHVESVADDLELRRREVRLFTSSVGVGDGGGPRWRSVLFTHPATLDTVAMDPELKARIRADLESFLKGRAYYHRLGRVWRRSYLLHGRPGTGKSTFVAAMAKVLGYDIYDVDLSRVSAGGDDLKALLLSTTPRSVILVEDLDRHLKGKGVGEEGESQLTRILNFMDGIFSCCGEERVMVFTMSSDGGGMEGVEPAVLRPGRLDVHIHFPLCDFTAFKTLASSYLGLKDHKLYPQVEEGFHSGARISPAEVGEIMMANRGSPNRALKSVISALQQASSNAGRNPSESGSGRRWEDPAAGSGSGGGGLGFGKESIKEFKKLYGMIKMKSGSKKEDATPAASAASATPDKLDKDHPH